The Anastrepha ludens isolate Willacy chromosome 2, idAnaLude1.1, whole genome shotgun sequence genome contains a region encoding:
- the LOC128855529 gene encoding uncharacterized protein LOC128855529, whose translation MSDKAVEKVGRPMKYPYTFSAKIAQFPIKHYIQKQWIWKYYFVAFGLCIPVFYKISKLANSPENKKKWAESQAKEAAEHH comes from the exons ATGTCTGACAAAGCCGTTGAAAAAGTTGGGCGCCCTATGAAGTATCCATATACTTTCAGTGCAAAAATCGCTCAATTCCCAATAAAGCACTACATTCAGAAACAGTGGATCTGGAAATATTATTTCGTTGCCTTTGGTCTCTGCATTCCCGTCTTCTACAAAATCAGCAAATTGG cgAACTCAcctgaaaacaaaaagaagtgggCCGAAAGCCAAGCTAAGGAAGCTGCCGAACATCATTAA